The genomic region CTGAGATTGATCCGCCCAGTGAAGCTGCCGTCCGAGCCGTTCGACTGAAGGCCGCGAACCGCCTGGAGCGTGTTCACGTTCGCGTCGATCCCGAAAGTGGCACGGTTGCTGTTGTGGTAGTAGCTCAAAGACTGCGTCCAAGCGCCGCTCGACACGCTCCGGTCGTAGGTGGTCGTATAGAGGATCGGCTCGGCCGGCTTCTCGACGAAGACGGAGTCCGCTACCGTGAGGTCCGTCTGGGCTCGGGCGGGCTCGACCTGCGCCGCCGCGGAGAGCGCGAGCACGACGAGCGCAATAAGGAGCCGGGCGCCTCGCGTCATCTGGCCAGCCACCGCCTCGCGAGCGTTAGCCACTCGTCGATCGAGAGCGTCTCCCCGCGCCGCTGGCCGCGAATTCCCGCCGACTCCAAGAGCGTCCGCACGTTCGGGCCGTCCACCCCCAGCCCGCGGGTCAGCGCATTCGCCAAGGTCTTTCGCCGCGTGCCCATCCCGGCGCGCGCGAGGCGCTCCGCGGCCCTCCGCTCCTCGGGGCCTGTTCCCGGATAAGGGCGCGGCCGGAGCTCGAGGACCACGGAGTCGACGGCCGGCCGCGGGTGGAAGGCTCCGGGGGAGACTCGAAACAGGGTGTTCACCTGGGCGTGGAGCCCAACGAACACGCTGATCGACCCATAATCCTTCCCTCCGGGCGGCGCCGCGAGGCGCCGGGCGTACTCGCGCTGCACCATCAGGAGCGCGCGGTTCACGCGGGTGCCCTGGGCCAAAATCCACTCGAGGGCGGGCGTCGTGATCGA from Candidatus Eisenbacteria bacterium harbors:
- the rsmA gene encoding ribosomal RNA small subunit methyltransferase A, coding for MPRPARSSASKVGGSTSTVALASATSGVASALRAIGVRPSRRLGQNFLIDPRVAERIATLVDDPREPVVEIGPGLGALTTLLARSGRLLIAVELDLRLAEAAERSLASYHAARVVRGDILDQRLDTLLTRMPSQPAAATIVGNLPYSITTPALEWILAQGTRVNRALLMVQREYARRLAAPPGGKDYGSISVFVGLHAQVNTLFRVSPGAFHPRPAVDSVVLELRPRPYPGTGPEERRAAERLARAGMGTRRKTLANALTRGLGVDGPNVRTLLESAGIRGQRRGETLSIDEWLTLARRWLAR